In the genome of Deltaproteobacteria bacterium, one region contains:
- a CDS encoding GIY-YIG nuclease family protein, giving the protein MVYTKSYYVYLLANWNNKVIYVGVTNDLPRRVYEHKNELIEGFTQKYNINKLVYFEETNDINVAIAREKEIKKWRREKKDRLIEQMNPNWKDLGEML; this is encoded by the coding sequence ATGGTTTACACAAAAAGTTATTATGTGTATTTGCTGGCCAACTGGAACAACAAGGTGATTTACGTCGGGGTGACAAATGATTTGCCCCGCAGAGTGTATGAACATAAAAATGAGCTGATCGAAGGGTTCACTCAAAAGTACAATATCAACAAATTGGTTTACTTTGAGGAAACAAACGACATAAACGTCGCAATAGCCAGGGAAAAGGAAATAAAAAAATGGCGCAGAGAGAAAAAGGACAGGCTTATTGAACAAATGAACCCGAATTGGAAGGATTTGGGAGAAATGTTGTGA